Proteins from a genomic interval of Kitasatospora kifunensis:
- a CDS encoding sensor histidine kinase, producing MHLVLGGALLMPFWLLSTVLVGGQLTEPDWREVVVQQLATLAVALPMAWVAALLPMVRVLLSTAARALAATGPGELASGPATSWAARRSTATWFCLHLLLGGVVSGISLTTPPLAALLCLAPHSASRHSGLGWLRDFPGLNLLLGAALMLLTLSISAGAGALLAHCAPALLGPTPAERLAAAEERTAVLAQRNRLARELHDSVGHALSAVSIQAAAAGRVLRSNPDFAAEALAAIEELAREAVGELDTVLGVLREEEGDPAVTGGPTLAGLDLLVRQLALAGVPVETHTGAGLALLPEPVSREAYRIVQEGLTNVLRHAGPVPATLRLDLRDGRLDVELTNPIGAGRPSRPGGGRGLRGVAERVAALHGGCESGRTGDGDRWRLAVWLPVTTV from the coding sequence GTGCACCTGGTCCTGGGCGGGGCGCTGTTGATGCCTTTCTGGCTGCTGAGCACGGTGCTGGTCGGCGGCCAACTCACCGAACCCGACTGGCGCGAGGTGGTCGTGCAGCAGCTGGCCACGCTCGCGGTCGCGCTGCCGATGGCCTGGGTGGCCGCACTGCTGCCGATGGTCCGGGTGCTGCTCAGCACGGCGGCCCGAGCGCTGGCCGCCACCGGGCCCGGCGAGTTGGCGAGCGGCCCGGCCACCTCCTGGGCGGCCCGGCGCTCCACCGCGACCTGGTTCTGCCTGCACCTGCTGCTGGGCGGTGTGGTCAGCGGGATCTCGCTGACCACACCGCCACTGGCGGCGTTGCTCTGCCTCGCCCCGCACAGTGCCTCCCGGCACAGCGGCCTGGGCTGGCTGCGCGACTTCCCCGGCCTGAACCTGCTGCTGGGCGCGGCACTCATGCTGCTGACGCTGAGCATCAGCGCCGGCGCGGGCGCCCTGCTGGCCCACTGCGCGCCCGCGCTGCTCGGCCCGACCCCGGCCGAGCGGCTGGCCGCGGCGGAGGAACGCACCGCCGTGCTGGCCCAACGCAACCGGCTGGCCAGAGAGTTGCACGACTCGGTGGGCCACGCGCTGAGCGCGGTCTCGATCCAGGCGGCGGCCGCCGGCCGAGTGCTGCGCAGTAATCCCGACTTCGCCGCCGAGGCACTGGCGGCGATCGAGGAGCTGGCGCGCGAGGCGGTGGGCGAACTGGACACGGTGCTGGGCGTGTTGCGGGAGGAGGAAGGTGATCCGGCCGTCACCGGCGGGCCGACGCTGGCCGGGCTCGACCTGCTGGTGCGCCAACTCGCCTTGGCGGGAGTCCCGGTGGAGACCCACACCGGCGCCGGGCTGGCGCTGCTGCCCGAACCGGTCTCCCGAGAGGCGTACCGGATCGTGCAGGAGGGGCTGACCAACGTGCTGCGGCACGCCGGACCAGTACCCGCCACGCTCCGCCTCGACCTGCGGGACGGCCGACTGGACGTGGAGTTGACCAATCCGATCGGCGCGGGCCGGCCCAGTAGGCCCGGCGGCGGTCGCGGACTGCGCGGGGTCGCCGAACGCGTGGCCGCACTGCACGGCGGCTGCGAGAGCGGCCGCACCGGTGACGGCGACCGGTGGCGGCTGGCCGTCTGGTTACCGGTGACCACGGTCTGA
- a CDS encoding response regulator transcription factor, translating to MDEPDPIRVVIADDERLVRLGLRVVIDAETDLTVVGEAANGSAVLPVVRESRPDVVLMDVRMPEVDGIRATALVTALPQPPRVLVVTTFENDDHVYQALHAGAAGFLLKRARAEEMVQAIRLVARGDSLLYPSAIRTLAAAHQQQPAPARGADAGPIARLTEREGQVLRLMTTGLNNAEIAGELVLSPETVKTHVAGVLAKLGARDRTQAVITAYESGFVVPK from the coding sequence ATGGACGAGCCGGACCCGATCCGGGTGGTGATCGCGGACGACGAGCGGCTGGTCCGCCTCGGCCTGCGCGTGGTGATCGACGCCGAAACCGACCTCACCGTGGTCGGCGAGGCCGCCAACGGCAGCGCCGTACTACCGGTGGTCCGCGAGAGCCGCCCGGACGTCGTGCTGATGGACGTGCGGATGCCCGAGGTCGACGGGATCCGGGCCACCGCCCTGGTCACCGCGCTGCCCCAGCCGCCCCGGGTCCTGGTGGTGACCACCTTCGAGAACGACGACCACGTCTACCAGGCGCTGCACGCCGGGGCCGCCGGCTTCCTGCTCAAGCGGGCCAGAGCGGAGGAGATGGTGCAGGCGATCCGGCTGGTGGCACGCGGCGACTCACTGCTCTACCCGAGCGCGATCCGCACCCTGGCCGCCGCCCACCAGCAGCAGCCCGCACCGGCCCGGGGCGCGGACGCCGGCCCGATCGCCCGGCTCACCGAGCGCGAGGGGCAGGTGCTGCGCCTGATGACCACCGGCCTGAACAACGCCGAGATCGCGGGCGAACTGGTGCTCAGCCCCGAGACGGTGAAGACGCACGTGGCCGGCGTGCTGGCGAAGCTCGGTGCACGCGACCGGACGCAGGCGGTGATCACGGCCTACGAGTCGGGCTTCGTGGTGCCGAAGTAG